The genomic stretch TACCGGattgtgattttaaaaatcaatattgataataaattactacaaaatcctaataattttaaacatttagatTTGTGATGATGGTTGATGgctgttattttaaacacaaatCAACTGATCGGATCTCTATGAATTCGGTATAACCCTTAAATTGATTTCGTCCGTTTTAAAAGACATAGTATTTACACACACGCTGACGCTATTCTATAACTCCTGAGCGTTTCTAATGAATGAATTGGTAAGGTACTAGTTGTCCCTTTCGCGCACGCGCATGTTTCGTAAGCGTAGCGACGATCACTCGCGAGTAGtgattatttgaaaatttgcAACGGCCGGATATTGTTACGCACctgataaaattgataataattgtaagtattttggttattttgtttataatgctttattattagttagaaTATGATTGTAGGTATTgtattatgatataattttttcaaatattacaGTATTTCTAGTAAAAAACttagtttatatattatgtcccATAAAACGGACCTTGCCAATTTAATGTACATACTAGGGTATTCTTTGACTGTCCCATGTAACGGACATTGCCATTTAGGCCTACTTGTAAGTGTTCTTTTATATTGTCCTATAAAACGGACATCGCCAATGAGCTGCTACTTTTAAGGTcgttgttataatattatattttattatattttacagaagTATGGCTTGGAGATCAAGGAAAATCCTGTCACTCATACCCCCGGCTGAATCTGAAGAGTCTGACATCGAGTCTGATGATGATTTCGAAGGACATCTTCAACGACATGAGTATTTTCATAATGATCGCAAAAATTCATCTTCACCCCGTACCATATCTCCGgaattatatgatattttggCTGATCTCAGTGACTGTGAAGACACAAATTCTCAAAATTATTCAtatcaagaaaatattgttacTGTAGAAGAGTCATCACAAACGGCAAGAAATGAATCTCATTCACACCAAAGTAGGTATTCAGTCCCAGTTGCCTGTTATATACCGGAAACACCTTCACCAATAGTTGCTGCATCACCATCTTCCAGTTTTTCTAGACCTGTTCTTCCAAATATAACGACACGTCGTACCAGGCAAACCACAACCATAGACTTTTCACCTATGCCTCCACCACCAACACCTATGGCTAAGAAGcgtaaaatgaaacaattagattttatttttaaaaaaaggttATATACCGGAACTGTCCACACATTAGACTCCCCCAACTTCAAGGAACGTCATGACATCCTTAGCCCTCAGCAATATTTCCAACATTTCTTCACCAATGAGTTACTCGATATCATAGTTGATATGACGAATTTATATTCAGTGCAAACTACCGGAAAATCGATATGTGTAACAAAGAAAGAAATGGAAATATTAATAGGAATAGAAATACTTATGGGCATTGTAGACTTACCGGCAGTTGAAGATTATTGGAGTACTGAATTGAAGTATGAACAGATTTCTTCCGCCATGTCCCTTAAACGATATAGAACGATAAAACGATACTTGCACTTTTGTGATAATGCAAATGTAGATAAAAACGatcgttataataaaattacccCTGTTATGGCATATATTCGTAATCAATGCTTGAAAATAGAGGAAGAACGTTCATTCGCTATAGATGAAATGATAATACCTTATAAAGGTAAGAAAGCTGGCAGCAGAAGGcaatatatgccaaagaaacCCAACAAATGGGGATTTAAATTTCTAGTTCGTGCTGGTACTTCAGGCATGGTGTATGATTTCTTTGCTTACGACGGCGCAAACACTTTTCAAGGTATCCAGTTCAGTAAATG from Colias croceus chromosome 9, ilColCroc2.1 encodes the following:
- the LOC123694532 gene encoding piggyBac transposable element-derived protein 3-like; the protein is MAWRSRKILSLIPPAESEESDIESDDDFEGHLQRHEYFHNDRKNSSSPRTISPELYDILADLSDCEDTNSQNYSYQENIVTVEESSQTARNESHSHQSRYSVPVACYIPETPSPIVAASPSSSFSRPVLPNITTRRTRQTTTIDFSPMPPPPTPMAKKRKMKQLDFIFKKRLYTGTVHTLDSPNFKERHDILSPQQYFQHFFTNELLDIIVDMTNLYSVQTTGKSICVTKKEMEILIGIEILMGIVDLPAVEDYWSTELKYEQISSAMSLKRYRTIKRYLHFCDNANVDKNDRYNKITPVMAYIRNQCLKIEEERSFAIDEMIIPYKGKKAGSRRQYMPKKPNKWGFKFLVRAGTSGMVYDFFAYDGANTFQGIQFSKWEEDYLGVGGKTVLRLCRTISNPILSTVYFDNWFTSLELIYYLRNEMGILSLGTLRKDRLRNCKLMSDKVMMKKGRGIFQVLCDNSKRIAITKWMDNKCIHIASSFCAQDPVSTIERYDKKLKKRVVVPCPNVIKVYNKHMGGVDIADMLTSLYRIRPMSSLQKW